AAATATGCAAATCAACATGCACTTATCAAAATCAGAAAACTGGGAAATCATTCATATTTTTGTCATTCACAACTATGAAAACAAAGCTCCAAGACAGCgtcttatttttctcctctctctgcctaCACTCCAGGGTGTGTTTAGTATCACCTTCTCCCTGCATTTCTCAGCATCTTGGGCCACATCTGTGATTTTTATACTCCTTTTACCACTCTTCTTTCCAACTTTAGGCTCACTTCTCCACTTTCTGTATGTGCTCCCCGCGCCTGTCTTTGCATTCTTGCTTCTTACCATACCACAAGAGAGTTTCTCAGGTGAGCAGAGGTCATAGGACAGCAGTGGGAAGCCAACGGAGCAGCAACAAAGCTAAGAGTATAGAGCAGGACTTCTCAGCTCTCCCTTTCCTGTTCTCACAAGGCCAATAATCACCAATTATGTGAGAAGAAAATTCAGCAAGGGAGTTCTTTTGTCCATTCCCTCTGATTTTCCCCGTTAGGAAAGTGGGATTTAATGATGGTAGAAGAAAGCTCAGCAGTATATTTTGAGGGGGGGAAAACAAGGTACATGCATGGTGCTACAGACTGTCTTGGTCCATTGCCACCCCACTCATGGGAACAGAAATTGTGGCTAAGACTCAGGAAAGAGAGACAGTCAAGCTGGGACAAAGTCCTGTAGAGCATCAACCAtcccagcagaagaggaaagtGGTGATTTGTGAAATGGGGCCTCCCCAGGAGGGCTGTTAAGCTTCAGCTGAAATTAGCCAGTCTCATAAAATTCCACTGAATCAGAGAATGCCATAGAACAAAGAGACTTTCTTCTCCAGATGAAAGTTACAAACTAAACCAAGTTAATTGCCAGGAGTACAGGAGTCATACCCACTAGCTGGCTTACAAAGGGGGCAGTTTCAGTtgtcatattctttttttttcccttttatttttaaatactaaccATTAGCTAATGTACTGTTTGGGCAGAGAGAAAGGTCTGAGCCAGCAGGAGCAAAACTTAATCTTCTGTTCTCCATGGCAGACAGACTGAGACGATGATGGGAAGGTCACCTGAACAGATCTCCCTCCCATGACATCCCAGGCTCTGCAATCTTTCCTCATTCTTCAGCTTtacaaaataacttcaaaaaatcGAATTATGCAAAGAACTCTTGAAGTCTGCACTTGGTCCCCAGTGGCTGACCACAAGATCGTGCAAGTGAAGAGTTTGTGAATGCCAGCACAGAGATAGGAATGTGTCCTTGTTCTCAAACTATACGTACTCTTACACTCTTCTGCCTGTTTGGTAGGTCCAGTTCTGAGCTTTAGTGAGTCCAGTCTTGCTTTAGCGAGTCTGGATGCCCTGCGTCCTCCAACATTAATTCCAAACATTTATGTTGAGACTACTGTTGATGTAGAGAACTATTTAGTATAAAGTATTTTAGCCTAACGGATCGGTTCAGTTCAGCCTTTCCTGCCAGCACTCTCATGGAAGACACGATTTTCTACAGATGGTTTTGCTGACAATCCCTGCATCTACACACCCAGAGACAAGCAGCGCTGGAAGGCATCCAAGTCTAAAATCTCCTTTCTTCACTGATCTGACTTTTCACCTTCAGGTCAGGAGGTAATTCTTCTCATTTGTCTTCAGTCAGCCGCTGACCATGATGAACGAGTGCCTTCTCGTGGGACTTCAGGGGGCACCATGATGCATCTCTTGTTTGACTTTGTAACTAGCCCAGCTCCCCCCTTCACACCAGTACCTCCTAGGAGCATCTCCTAAACTGGACCAAATTATCTCAAAAGCAAAACTGCACTTTCATCATATTGCTTTAACTCTTAGTttataacaaacattttaaaaatgtctaaaaaaGTACTTTAGCCACTTCCTTATggcatttgcaaaagaaaaaaatacaaactaacaacacagcaaaattatttcGCTATGAGAAATATGAAATCCCAGCTCTGTGGCTGAGCCCTCCTCCTCACTGAGCAGTGAGGATCAAAGCCCCCTTCTGCAGGAGCTCAGAGGTTCTTCTGAGCTCCAGGGTACAGGGAAGGGAGATGGAAAGATCACCACTACATGCAGGAGAAATAAAGAATTGAAGGTATGACCCTGAAGtaaagaagagaagcagcatgGCTGGTGTCCCGATTCCTCAAAAAGTGTCCTTCCTTGCTGTTAGCCACAGCAGTTCATTAGAAGAGACAGCTTCCCATTTCAAGGAAGCTTAGAACAGCACCAAAGGAGAGTAGTGATGCAAAGTCCTCATGAAATGATCTACCCCACAGTGCTAGGTTTTACCTTGTTCCAAAGGCAGTGTCTGCAGTAAGGCAACAGCAAATTGGAAACAGAATTGAAGACAATATCACTGTAAAATAACCAGTATCTTCCTCTTGGAAATAGTAATATCACTGAAAAGCCTTTGATCTTTGATATGATAGTCATACCAAGTCAGAGCATACAGGCACTTAACAGCTAGACCCAACAGTGGGAAAATCCAGAGCCTGGGTGGAATACAGCAAGCATGATACGCATCAGTGTTTAGAGGAAAGCACTAAGcccacagcagaggcaggaattgAAACTGGGTCTTCTGAGTCTCATCTAGTCTCTATCCACAAGATTGACCTTCCTTGGCGCCCAGGAAAGAGAGAACAAGACAGACATAAACACTTCAGATGGATAAAACGATGCTCTCACTCCCAGCGCCCTCAGACAGCCTTTGAAGGTGCAATCACGAGGAGTGTATGCGTCTTGCTCCAGCAGGCCATAACCTCAACTATTCAAGTTCTGCCTTCAGAGCGGAAGGGTCACTTCATGAAATATTGATGTCACCCAGGAAAAGAGCATCAAAAATATGTGCAGGTTCCTCGGCGTGAGACAGCTTTCTCATGCAGAGCATCTCTCCTGCTCATCTCTACTGCTTGACTGGAGCTGGAACACTAGCAAAGTTCCTACCACAAAGCACAGTTGTATTTATTGAACCATGAGGACTGAAGCCACCCACATTTCAAACAGTGATCTGTCATTTATTCACGTAAGAAAGGCTTTACAGAATTTTGCAACACACTGCTATTCTTTAAATCTCCCATCACAACCTAATagtttctcttcctgcttttacGAATTCACAGGGTTGGTTTTAtctagtgttttaatttttttcctggcttttccaaACCACTGCAAATAAACCAAATGAAATGTGCATCATCTCAAAAAGTTTaacccaaaacacaaagaaacaaagacaGGCTGGAACCTGTTGAGCACCCACTACCTAGATTTTTCAAAACTACTAACTTCAGTGGTTTTACAGTAAGCCAATACGGAGCAAATCCATAAATATCATCccaaatatataaaacaaatgttGAAGTTTCATAGAGACAAGTCGCCCAAATACCAGAGGATGCGTTTACTCACCAAACCGTTTTCTTGTCCACCAGTGTGGCTCTTTGATTGCTGAGAACCGAACGTCGGGGTGCAGCCTGAGCCGGTCGTACAGGTCTGTGGTCCCACACTTGGGCTGGCCAATGATGTAGAAATGGGGGAGACAGCGCAAGCGGTAGTGTTTGTCCTTATAATGGTACAAGTGGTTCCAAAATACCTTCCTGAGGTAATCAAATATGGTTCGAAAGCGCTTTGAATACAGTGCATAGGAGTTTGTTGCATAAGGATCTGTGGTTGTGTTTCCTCTGTACTCTTCATACCAACAAGGGTTCTTGCTATTTGGAAGGAATTTATTAGGAATTACTGAAAACATCTGCAACATAAAGAACAACAATTTCAGTCAAGGCAGCAAAAATTGACAGTTATAATTTTCTAATAACACAACAAAAACAGTATCTGGACATTGATCTCAAGAACCCAAGAAAGTTGATCTAACATTTCTTCTGATGACACTGGAACAAAATCCTGTATAAAGAGTTGGACTGGGAAAGAAGTACACTTAGAAATCCTTTGATTTTAAGGCCAGAAAGGACCTCAATAAtcccccaactcccctgcaaccccaagaattaatttttaaagccaaACGTGTAATACTCAAATCAAATCAACTTCCAGTTTTTAACTCTGAAATACAAGGTTTGAAATGACTGCATTTTCAGGAAGGCACACTGGTAATCAGTTATTAGAAAGGCTCCTTTCTTATTTATAATTTAAGGTGACTGGCAATTCTAAGTCAGAATGATTTTGCATGAGACAAGATAAAAATTCAATGGGATTGTACAGCTATCGGAAGACTGCCCAATTTTTTGTTTCAGGTGTCAAGACCATTTATATGTAACTCATTGCTTTTGCCCATGACTCAGAAGGATGCGCTCTATAATATCAActtttcagctggtgtaaatcaggagacTCTAGATAGTGTAAATCACTATATGAATATCTGAGCACATCAGTTGCACTTTTTACTATCTCGGTAAAAGATTGACCTGAAAGTCTTGAAATAAGCAAGTATACAACAATTTCAGACACACTTCAATTCATACTCACATGTGGCTCTTGTTTCCTCAGCTCTTCTAAATCAGGGCGCTGTCTTGTTATAAACTCTATCTTTGAAGTAATAGTGTCAATAATTAATTTAATGCTTGGATAATCCTTTACATATGAAATATTCATTTTAGAAGGCTGGTAATGGTCTTTCATGTCACTAAGGCTTTCATTGTCCATTAAGCTTGGATTGCTAGTAAAAGCTCCATAATGGAAGGGAGATGGTATTAGCAACAGGCCGTGCTTGGCTCCAGTCAGTATGTAGGATGCCATCACTAGAGTCATTATAATCAACCCAAATATTAAGCTGCATAGCTTCCCCTTCCTCAAGCAGAAAAATCCATTCCAGCTTTCACTGTGATCAGTCCTTACTTCCAGAACTGCAAGCAACTTCATCTGCTTGCTATCGGCGTACAAAGGgatcttattttctcctttacaaACAGGACACTTCTGGTTATTGTGATTAGGTCCACGGCATCTGAAACACTGTCTGTGCAAGTCATTTGGTAATAAATGTATGCAACAATTAATGCAATACCTCATATTACTACTGTTAAACTCCTGTATTAATGAGCCAAGCACAGccataaaaatgtttctgaagcttATGAGTCATCTTCTGTAagtctgaaaatatttaattccttGAGTGATTCTACGACTACTCAGCAACGCAAAAGGACAGGTTTCAACCAGAATAGTTAAAAGCACTCAAAAAGTGACATATGtcatataaagggaaaaaaaaccaaaccaacaaccaacacACAAAAATAGATGTACTGTGGACGTGGCTTCCAAGAATTTGGCTCAGTAAGAGGAATGTGGGGGAAGGAAGAATCAGCTAGAAAATTGGCTCAAGTTTTTCCCATTGAACAAAATGAGAAGGAATAAAAATCGTTACGTAGCgtgaaaatatgcaaaaaataaaaataactcattGTCCACCGATTTACACTGGAAAAGCAAATATGGGTAGGAATTCCCAGGTATTCTTAAAACAAGTGTGTTCCAAACAGGACTGCTGCTACTGGAAGCTTCATCTTCCCAGAGATGGTTTCATAGACTTGCATTGTACaacctaaagaaagaaagaaagacataGAGATAGATACACACAGAACAGCAGACATAATATCTACATTCACCTTCCTTCAAAGCCATAGCAAAGTACAATCTGCCACAAGTAATTTCACAACTCTATTTGAAAGATGTCTTCTCTTTGCCCAATATATTAATTACAGCACTCACGATATTAAACCCAGGAAACGTCTGGCTTCAAGTTCACAGCGAGCTGCTCTTGCCTTTCAATCACCCGTCAATGAAGAGCTGCTACCACAGGTAACACTACACAACTTCCCTCAGCTGCTCGCTAACCCATCCAACGTATCTTAATCTGCTCTTTAAATACGGAAGAATTTTTGGACAGTGTTCAGTAACACAGGTTTAAATATTCACCGTCTATCTGTGTGTGGGGACCCTAAATTAACTGTCCTGAAGTAGGGTAGGACCCTAGTTAAGAGAACAAGGCAGGGAAAAGTTAACTGCCTTCTTTCAAGTATATGAgataaaaagccaaacaaaaaccccaaaagtcaCAAGTAAAACATTCAGCAAATGAAGGGATTAAATAATAGACATGAGTAAAGGCTCCTGACAGGTTCTCTGCTTTCTGAGAGGAGTCACCAAGATACTTTCAGCACTTCTACTCAAACATGTTTTGAAAACATAGTACCCACTAAAAATGGCAAGACATGTTACTTAAATGAATTGTACAGTCAGTACTGCAACTTCAAGGCATGGCCCTGGATCCAGCAAATCCCTTTAATGGTGTGCACTTTGGTACTGGAGAGGTCATCCAGAAACTGCAGGAGTGGATGTCCCCTTGCAGCCACCACGGGCCCTCATGGGTCCCATGAAGGTCTCCACATCCCCACAGACCAGGGACTGAAGCACCCTGCTGCACAGGGTACGTGCCATCCTCCTTTAAACATTTCAACACATGGATGCTTACAGCCAAAAAGTGACCAGAGACATTTAGAGTATTTATGTTAAGCTTTGGTCTTGGTCTGAGCATGTCCGTGCTTGGCTTCCCAGGCAGCATTCAGAACACAAGTCACAAACAACTCATCAGTTTACGGATGGTCTTAATTGAAGCATATTTATGCATAGTTCCTCTAGAATCTCTGTTTTCATGGCTTATTAAATACCATACTGGAACTACCCACATTTTAAGTTCAAAATCAACTCTCTATTTTGAGAAGCCAGATTATCACATACAAAAGTTCACAGAAAATATACCTTCTTCTAtatactagaaaatatttttattttctacaatCACTTTTCTGGGGGAATTAAAGacaggaagtatttttaaaaaaatcttgaaaagtcGGAAGCAAAACAATGAACTGGCATCGgatgaaaaggcaaagaaaaagatggggaaaaccTAAGGGGCAGTAGTAACACATGGCTctgactggcaacttctattttGGCTTTTGTCACCTGATAAAGACAAAAAACTTCCTTTTAATCCCTAGGAACAAAGATACTGTAAGCCTCCAGTGCTGTGATGCTCCTTGTCTATCCCGATGTGGATACCCGTGAAAGCAGCGACCCAGTTCCCCCCCAACAATTCCATTTCTCAGCATCACCCAGCACCCAGTCTGCCACAAGCCATTTTTCAGCCCTTCCGCAGACAACCCCAGTATTAACCTGAGCAATTACCCTGAAGGGTCAACACAAGCAGTTTTAACCATATTACGACTAAGAGGCTCAACATCGcctctgaagaacagaagaaGCACTGCCACCTCTGGTGAGGCCAATGAAGGGCCCCACGGACTCCACGCATAAAATATAGCGCTTCATTGCAGATAAAAGCatcagctgaaggagctggaagaaTTCAGGACCATGACAGCTTTACCTGAACAGAATGATATCTTTTGCCCAGAGGACTCTGGATGATGAAatgctaattaattaaaattatttttcagatgaagTTAATCTATGTTATAATTAACTTCACTAGACCGGAGAACCAGCTCATTGCTTTATGAGACATCTAGAGGTCCAACATTCACTTTTACTacttaaatgaaaatacattttctaagtCACCTTAATCAAACTATGAAATAGAAGAGATGTTTGACAATTCACATTTACAAAAAATTAGTGTAGCATCAGAGTAACACACAAAAATATCAGCACCATTATAAGTCTCATATAAGTTCAGTTCTCCCAGTTTAATTACACCCCAGAAGCCATGtacaaatttttttcttattactttttGCCAGTGGCTCCCTCCTTTGAACCCACAGTGGTTGCTCCTTCTCTACAAAAATCCATCTTTCCTTTTAAGGCtcagaaaagctgcttcttttcattgtttccaaacatctttctttcttccctatcCTATGGTGCTCTTCATTTCACCCAGAAACACCTAACTTAATTCATCCTTTTGCACACATCTGTCTTCAGTAGAAATCTTCCTGTCTGACTTTGTCCCTTAGCTCCCGAGGAAAACCAGACTTACACGTCTGAAGTGCACATTTGTGTAATGTCCGAGACACcgataatgaaaataatttgtcatAACAATACAATGGATACACAAAGGGTCCTCTGAATACTTCTACAACACACCAAATCATAGAAGTATAATCATTACTAATTATGAGTCCCAGAATTTGGCTATTTTGCCTTTAGCTTTTTCAACactaatttttaattcttaagaAACATTGGTGTAATTCTAGATAATAACTCCTGGTTCATTCCTACAAAAGTGACCAGATCAAATGGGGCAGTCAGTTCAGATCCTGAATTAATCACCATTCCTCTAGCTGCATTTTTCTATGACACGAAGTGCttttgtgaaattatttgtaTTCTTGATGTTTCTCCCACCTAACACTGTCACGTGTTGGTGGATTTCTGCAATCAGAGCAACCAGACTGTGTCTCAAGGACTCAAGAATAATTATTTAGATAAATACTGAAcaaaagtatttgcaaaatatcTTCCTACAAAGAAAAGTTCATTTCCTTAATGAGTTTATTCTACAAGTCAGATGAGGCAGACAGAAATCGCAGCATAAT
The window above is part of the Numenius arquata chromosome 15, bNumArq3.hap1.1, whole genome shotgun sequence genome. Proteins encoded here:
- the CHST15 gene encoding carbohydrate sulfotransferase 15 codes for the protein MAVLGSLIQEFNSSNMRYCINCCIHLLPNDLHRQCFRCRGPNHNNQKCPVCKGENKIPLYADSKQMKLLAVLEVRTDHSESWNGFFCLRKGKLCSLIFGLIIMTLVMASYILTGAKHGLLLIPSPFHYGAFTSNPSLMDNESLSDMKDHYQPSKMNISYVKDYPSIKLIIDTITSKIEFITRQRPDLEELRKQEPHMFSVIPNKFLPNSKNPCWYEEYRGNTTTDPYATNSYALYSKRFRTIFDYLRKVFWNHLYHYKDKHYRLRCLPHFYIIGQPKCGTTDLYDRLRLHPDVRFSAIKEPHWWTRKRFGIIRLRDGFHDRYPVEDYLDLFDLAAHQIQGVLQSEAAKERGKTNSIIIGEASASTMWDNNAWIFFYDNSTEGEPPFLIQDFIHAFQPNAKLIIMLRDPVERLYSDYLYFASANKSVEDFHEKVAESLQLFENCMLDYSLRACVYNNTLNNAMPVRLQVGLYVVYLLDWLTVFNKDQILVLRLEDHASNVKYTMHMVFQFLDLGPLSEKQEALITKSPASNTRRPEDRSLGPMLPTTKAILRDFYRPFNTKLAQVLFDDAFLWKRT